The following proteins are co-located in the Spirosoma montaniterrae genome:
- a CDS encoding peptidoglycan DD-metalloendopeptidase family protein, whose translation MLLNNILRFFIIVALTGWVAACTGIGPGSTLFRSSSPREEYGQSLKQAKLDRTALGSDWLAAGDRALRDSLRITVPYRESGYFSASRAFAVGYRLDAQRGDKLLIRVETQGQKSAQVFIDVFALESRDRVSLVASSKADTNVLAWEPRRTQTYLIRIQPELLRTGRYTISITREPALAFPVQGRDSRQISSFFGVPRDGGRRRHEGVDIFAPKGTPALASVNGIVSGVGTNQLGGNVAFLTDTERNIRLYYAHLDRWNVANGQRVVVGDTIGFIGNTGNARTTGPHLHFGIYGFSEGATDPLPFIRLGRGPARQVLPNPARLGDSVRVLAARSALRFSPTADAPIVRELPKATALTIIGGTEAWPRVELSDGQVGYMAGSTLENATRPLQRLTLTEPTNLLDAADPSAATITTVPVGSAVEVLATVGTFQLVRAAKGVTGWVVRL comes from the coding sequence ATGCTTCTCAACAACATACTTCGTTTTTTCATAATTGTTGCGCTAACCGGCTGGGTTGCCGCCTGCACAGGCATTGGGCCGGGGTCAACGCTTTTTCGGTCGTCGTCGCCCCGCGAAGAGTACGGCCAATCGCTCAAACAGGCTAAACTCGACCGCACCGCCCTCGGCTCCGACTGGTTAGCCGCCGGAGATCGTGCCCTCCGCGACTCGCTCCGTATCACTGTTCCGTATCGCGAAAGTGGCTATTTTTCGGCCAGTCGTGCCTTTGCCGTGGGCTACCGGCTCGACGCGCAACGGGGCGATAAGCTGCTGATTCGGGTCGAAACGCAGGGGCAGAAGTCGGCGCAGGTATTTATCGACGTGTTTGCCCTCGAAAGCCGCGACCGGGTTAGTCTGGTGGCGTCGTCGAAAGCTGATACCAACGTGCTGGCCTGGGAACCGCGCCGAACGCAAACCTATCTGATTCGGATTCAGCCCGAACTGCTCCGAACGGGCCGCTACACAATTTCAATTACGCGCGAACCGGCTTTGGCGTTTCCCGTGCAGGGCCGCGACAGTCGGCAGATCAGCAGTTTCTTCGGTGTTCCGCGCGATGGCGGACGTCGGCGGCACGAAGGTGTCGATATTTTCGCGCCTAAGGGAACGCCTGCGCTGGCTTCGGTCAACGGCATTGTGTCGGGCGTGGGCACAAACCAACTGGGCGGAAACGTAGCATTTCTAACCGATACTGAACGCAACATCCGGCTGTACTACGCCCACCTCGACCGCTGGAACGTAGCCAACGGGCAGCGTGTAGTGGTGGGCGATACCATCGGGTTTATAGGAAATACCGGCAATGCCCGCACCACGGGTCCGCACCTTCATTTTGGCATTTATGGCTTCTCTGAGGGGGCAACCGATCCGCTACCATTTATCCGGCTCGGTCGTGGTCCGGCGCGACAGGTGCTGCCCAACCCGGCCCGGCTTGGCGATTCGGTGCGTGTACTGGCTGCCCGTTCTGCCCTTCGCTTCAGCCCCACCGCCGACGCGCCTATTGTGCGGGAGTTGCCCAAAGCCACGGCCCTGACAATCATTGGCGGCACGGAAGCCTGGCCCCGGGTTGAACTTTCCGACGGACAAGTGGGCTACATGGCGGGCAGCACCCTCGAAAATGCTACGCGCCCCCTGCAACGCCTGACACTGACCGAACCCACTAACCTGCTCGATGCCGCCGACCCTT
- a CDS encoding TMEM175 family protein — MADFQENETVRMEAFSDGVLAIIITLLTFELKAPEFKEEYTSRTLFWELLKQWPAYVAFLLSFATIFVIWVNHHRMFNVIRRSDAMFLYLNGLLLLLTSLIPFATNVLATYISTSADELPVAFTMLLFGAIAGTFSLMWKHATTDYRLLKRPAADVRVRMVQNGFLISASIYAGSALLALLLPMVGILIGLLMVVYLSRLKYDRQKVV, encoded by the coding sequence ATGGCCGATTTTCAGGAGAATGAAACCGTGCGCATGGAAGCGTTCAGCGATGGTGTACTGGCAATTATCATTACACTGCTGACGTTTGAACTGAAAGCACCAGAGTTCAAGGAAGAATACACCAGCCGAACCCTTTTTTGGGAATTGCTGAAGCAGTGGCCTGCTTACGTAGCTTTCCTGCTCAGCTTTGCTACCATCTTCGTGATCTGGGTGAATCACCACCGCATGTTCAACGTGATTCGCCGGAGTGATGCTATGTTTCTGTATCTCAACGGCTTGCTGCTGCTCCTGACCAGCCTGATTCCGTTCGCCACGAACGTACTCGCTACCTACATTTCTACGTCAGCCGACGAACTGCCTGTGGCATTTACGATGCTGTTGTTTGGTGCCATTGCGGGCACGTTCTCCCTGATGTGGAAGCATGCAACAACGGATTACCGGCTGCTGAAACGTCCGGCGGCTGACGTGCGCGTCCGCATGGTACAAAATGGTTTTTTAATCAGTGCCAGTATTTACGCTGGCTCGGCCCTGCTTGCGCTCCTGCTGCCAATGGTCGGTATCCTGATCGGTTTGCTGATGGTCGTGTATCTGTCGCGGCTGAAATATGATCGCCAGAAAGTCGTTTAA
- a CDS encoding DUF2231 domain-containing protein, with amino-acid sequence MESQAKLAGHAAHPILIVFPLGLLSTSVLFDVVYLLTNNPTFAQVSYWMIVAGLLGGLVATLPGWVDWFAIPSRTRAKRIGLAHGMGNVLVLILFAISWLFRRDEISYAPSVIALVVSFVAFALVGFTGWLGGELVNRLGVGVDDGAHLNAPNSLSGRPATDIDGEGGRITDTEEHSRFA; translated from the coding sequence ATGGAAAGCCAGGCTAAGCTGGCGGGTCATGCGGCCCACCCGATTCTGATTGTGTTTCCGTTGGGGTTACTCTCTACCTCTGTTCTTTTCGATGTAGTCTATCTGCTCACTAATAATCCCACATTCGCGCAGGTTTCATACTGGATGATTGTGGCTGGCCTTCTGGGCGGGCTGGTAGCTACTTTGCCCGGCTGGGTCGATTGGTTCGCTATTCCCTCCAGAACGCGGGCCAAACGCATTGGTCTGGCACATGGCATGGGCAATGTGCTGGTCCTGATTTTGTTTGCCATTAGCTGGCTCTTTCGACGCGACGAAATCAGCTATGCGCCCTCAGTCATTGCGCTGGTGGTGTCGTTCGTGGCTTTTGCTTTGGTCGGATTTACGGGCTGGCTTGGTGGCGAATTAGTCAACCGGTTAGGCGTGGGTGTCGATGATGGCGCACACCTCAACGCACCAAACTCACTTTCTGGTCGCCCGGCAACGGACATCGACGGAGAAGGCGGGCGTATCACCGATACGGAAGAACATAGCCGATTTGCGTGA
- a CDS encoding APC family permease, with protein MQDQVLAEEKTEFKRSLSLLDSTLIVSGSMIGSGVFIVTADMARNLGSSGWLLMLWVLTGVLTVAAALSYGELAGMMPKAGGQYIYIQRAFGSLTGFVYGWTVFMVIQTGTIAAVAVAFTKYTAVFIPSLSPENVLFMLGPVKISAGSLFAIASLVLLTWLNSRGVQSGKLVQNLFTSAKLISLLGLIVIGIAVGTQSGQLSANFADAWNATTTAADGSVVPLAGLALLLAFGTSMIGSLFSADAWNNVTFIAGEIKNPRRNIPLALLFGTLIVTVIYFLANVSYLSMLPLKGSPTATDILGRGIQFADADRVATAAVSTLFGDVAVAVMAVLIMISTFGCNNGLILAGARLYYAMAKDGLFLKQAAELNKNAVPGKALWFQCIWGSVLCLSGRYGDLLDYCTFASLIFYMITIAGLFRLRRTEPNAERPYRAFGYPFIPALYIGATLLICVILLYTKTFNTGMGLLIAGLGIPVYFFAMRGRG; from the coding sequence ATGCAAGATCAAGTTCTGGCCGAAGAAAAAACCGAGTTCAAGCGTTCGCTGAGTCTACTTGACTCCACCCTGATTGTGTCTGGTTCCATGATTGGTTCCGGCGTCTTTATCGTCACTGCCGATATGGCCCGCAACCTCGGCTCGTCGGGCTGGCTGCTGATGCTCTGGGTGCTGACGGGCGTACTGACGGTGGCGGCTGCGCTCAGCTACGGCGAACTGGCGGGCATGATGCCGAAAGCAGGCGGGCAATACATTTATATTCAGCGGGCATTCGGGTCGCTAACGGGCTTCGTTTACGGCTGGACGGTCTTCATGGTCATTCAAACCGGCACCATTGCCGCCGTAGCGGTTGCGTTCACCAAATACACCGCCGTGTTTATACCGTCATTAAGCCCTGAAAATGTGCTTTTTATGCTGGGGCCGGTGAAAATTTCGGCGGGGTCGCTGTTTGCCATTGCCAGTTTGGTGCTGCTGACGTGGCTCAACAGCCGGGGCGTGCAGAGTGGGAAACTGGTGCAAAATCTGTTTACGTCGGCCAAGCTGATTTCGTTACTCGGCTTGATTGTCATTGGCATTGCCGTTGGTACGCAAAGTGGGCAGTTGTCGGCTAACTTCGCCGATGCCTGGAACGCCACGACGACTGCTGCCGATGGCTCAGTGGTGCCGCTGGCGGGGCTGGCTCTGCTGTTGGCGTTTGGCACGTCGATGATTGGCTCACTTTTTTCGGCAGATGCCTGGAACAATGTCACCTTCATTGCGGGCGAAATCAAGAACCCACGCCGGAATATTCCGCTGGCCCTGTTGTTCGGAACACTCATCGTAACAGTGATTTATTTCCTGGCCAACGTGTCGTACCTGTCGATGCTGCCGCTGAAAGGGTCGCCCACGGCTACTGATATTCTGGGCCGGGGCATTCAGTTTGCCGACGCCGACCGTGTAGCCACTGCCGCCGTATCGACGCTGTTTGGCGACGTGGCTGTGGCTGTAATGGCCGTGCTGATTATGATTTCGACGTTTGGCTGCAACAACGGCCTGATTCTGGCCGGGGCGCGGCTGTATTATGCGATGGCAAAAGATGGCCTGTTTCTGAAACAGGCCGCCGAACTAAACAAGAACGCCGTGCCGGGCAAAGCACTCTGGTTTCAGTGCATCTGGGGGTCGGTGCTGTGTTTGTCGGGGCGTTATGGCGATTTGCTCGACTACTGCACTTTTGCCTCGCTGATTTTTTACATGATTACCATTGCCGGGCTGTTTCGGCTTCGGCGCACTGAACCCAACGCCGAGCGGCCCTACCGGGCGTTTGGCTATCCGTTCATTCCAGCCCTGTACATCGGGGCCACGCTGCTGATCTGCGTTATTCTGCTGTATACGAAGACCTTCAACACCGGCATGGGATTGCTAATTGCCGGGCTGGGTATTCCCGTGTATTTTTTCGCCATGCGGGGGCGGGGGTAA
- a CDS encoding family 20 glycosylhydrolase codes for MYIQFAATALLAALISFISNPAVSQTLDRYPVIPRPAQLEPRTGEFIFRSGTTLLVPVAQPELKAIADTFASQISRSSGLTVAVRTVNRMAVPGPNAIQFLPVRDTVLGNEGYRLDVTDKLITVEATTPRGFFYAVQTIYQLLPASVLGGGSQSIPVAAQPLTVKLPACRIQDRPRYVYRGLHLDVSRHFFPVAFIKRQLDLMALHKFNTFHWHLTDDQGWRIEIKKYPKLTQIGANRRETLIGHYDDYDPQVFDGQPYGGFYTQEQVREVVRYAATKHIDIVPEIEMPGHALAALSAYPELSCDGSKTYQPATKWGVFNDVFCPNEKTFAFLQDVLTEVMALFPGKYIHIGGDECPKDAWRKSAFCQQLIKREGLKDEHELQSWFITRIDKFVTNKGRRIIGWDEILEGGVSPNATVMSWRGTKGGIEAARQRHDVIMTPGAYCYLDHLQGDPAQEPMGFGGVLPLEMAYSYNPTAAELTPEQQQYILGVQGNLWTEYIPNATQADYMTWPRAAALAEVAWTPLALKNYDDFSRRLLAHFERLDRLNVNYSRTFFDPAFAAKPTPDGKAEVALSANMLVPDIRYTLDGSVPSGESARYEKPLLLDKSTVVRVAAFNGPKPLNQLAKVQKEFIVSKATGKSYKHLYAPTTGRPDKGQLLTDGKTGGMGGYEVADVVSFADDFGVVIDLGQSQPVQGVRVGFLKYTAKNMCLPKQVEIAVSDDGQTFRPIDTFKTNPAENGKRAFVRLPFDFAPTTARYVRIVARSVGSVPATMRNPGKSAQMAVDEVEVR; via the coding sequence ATGTACATACAATTCGCTGCTACGGCCTTATTGGCTGCGTTGATTAGTTTTATTTCGAATCCCGCTGTTAGTCAGACTCTTGACCGTTATCCTGTTATCCCACGCCCGGCCCAGCTCGAACCGCGAACGGGTGAATTTATCTTCCGGTCTGGCACTACGCTGCTCGTACCCGTAGCGCAGCCTGAGTTGAAAGCCATTGCCGATACGTTTGCCAGTCAAATCAGTCGAAGCAGCGGCCTGACCGTAGCCGTGCGTACTGTAAATCGGATGGCTGTGCCGGGACCAAATGCCATTCAGTTTTTGCCCGTCCGCGATACGGTTTTGGGCAATGAAGGCTATCGACTTGATGTTACCGATAAGCTGATTACGGTAGAGGCTACTACACCGAGAGGCTTCTTCTACGCCGTGCAGACAATCTATCAACTGCTGCCCGCATCGGTACTGGGTGGTGGGTCGCAGTCTATACCGGTAGCTGCTCAGCCGCTGACAGTGAAATTGCCCGCCTGCCGCATTCAGGATCGCCCACGCTACGTCTATCGGGGGCTTCACCTCGACGTAAGCCGCCATTTTTTTCCGGTAGCGTTCATCAAACGGCAACTTGATTTGATGGCTCTGCATAAATTCAATACCTTTCACTGGCACCTCACCGACGATCAGGGCTGGCGCATCGAAATTAAAAAGTACCCAAAACTCACGCAGATAGGAGCCAACCGACGCGAAACGCTCATTGGTCACTACGACGACTATGACCCGCAGGTGTTCGACGGGCAACCCTACGGTGGCTTCTACACGCAGGAGCAGGTGCGCGAGGTGGTTCGGTATGCCGCCACAAAACACATCGACATAGTGCCGGAAATAGAAATGCCGGGCCACGCGCTCGCGGCTTTGTCGGCCTATCCTGAACTCTCCTGCGACGGAAGTAAAACCTACCAGCCCGCTACCAAATGGGGCGTTTTCAACGACGTATTCTGCCCGAACGAAAAGACGTTCGCGTTTTTGCAGGACGTGCTGACGGAGGTAATGGCTCTATTTCCAGGCAAGTACATTCATATCGGTGGCGACGAATGCCCGAAAGATGCCTGGCGAAAGAGTGCGTTCTGCCAGCAACTGATTAAGCGCGAAGGGTTGAAAGATGAACACGAACTGCAAAGCTGGTTCATTACCCGCATCGATAAGTTTGTGACTAATAAAGGTCGTCGAATCATTGGCTGGGACGAGATTCTGGAAGGGGGGGTATCGCCCAATGCTACGGTCATGAGCTGGCGCGGCACTAAAGGTGGCATCGAAGCGGCCCGCCAGCGTCACGATGTGATTATGACACCGGGCGCGTACTGCTACCTCGATCATTTACAGGGCGATCCGGCGCAGGAGCCGATGGGTTTCGGGGGTGTACTGCCGCTGGAGATGGCCTATTCATACAATCCCACAGCCGCCGAACTGACGCCCGAACAGCAGCAGTATATTCTGGGCGTGCAGGGAAACCTCTGGACCGAATACATTCCCAATGCAACCCAGGCCGACTATATGACGTGGCCCCGTGCGGCTGCGCTGGCCGAAGTAGCCTGGACACCCCTCGCGCTGAAAAATTATGACGATTTCTCACGTCGGCTGCTCGCGCATTTCGAGCGGCTCGACCGGCTGAACGTGAACTATTCGCGCACGTTTTTCGACCCGGCTTTCGCGGCCAAACCCACGCCCGACGGAAAAGCAGAAGTAGCTCTGTCGGCCAATATGCTTGTGCCCGACATTCGCTATACACTCGATGGCAGCGTACCATCGGGCGAGTCGGCGCGGTATGAAAAACCACTGCTGCTCGATAAATCGACGGTTGTTCGGGTGGCGGCCTTCAACGGACCGAAGCCGCTGAACCAGTTGGCAAAAGTGCAGAAAGAATTTATTGTCTCGAAAGCGACGGGCAAATCATACAAACACCTGTATGCACCGACCACTGGCCGACCCGACAAAGGGCAGTTGCTCACCGACGGCAAAACGGGCGGTATGGGCGGCTACGAGGTGGCCGACGTGGTTTCGTTTGCCGACGATTTTGGCGTGGTCATCGACCTCGGTCAGTCGCAGCCGGTGCAGGGCGTTCGGGTGGGTTTTCTGAAATATACGGCCAAGAACATGTGCCTGCCCAAACAGGTCGAAATTGCCGTTTCAGACGATGGGCAGACGTTCCGGCCCATCGACACCTTCAAAACCAACCCCGCCGAAAACGGCAAACGCGCCTTCGTGCGGCTCCCATTCGACTTTGCGCCCACCACCGCCCGCTACGTGCGCATCGTGGCCCGCAGCGTGGGCAGCGTTCCGGCCACGATGCGTAACCCCGGCAAGTCGGCGCAGATGGCGGTCGATGAGGTAGAAGTGCGGTGA
- a CDS encoding DUF7507 domain-containing protein — protein sequence MENNSFLEDSVTNRLPLTQQLASILQAAGFKQRVSWLMNTADYLTSWKNFIRLALCLVIILSNVDATLWAQSSGRASVRVVKQVDKSKAKQGDLLTYTLVVTNSGTATASNVIVRDSVSTGLTYRPNSVSAPVGSRFVIGSPISTWTITELTAGRSLTMTIQAIADSSGVLYNTATVAGDTAKVCTSIPLRVCTGDEYVFRLSGPPNKSRYQWYRDGVELTEQTTSQLDISRTGSYSLVVNNLDEKCPDYTCCPFIVEEVAPPAFKAQTVAVNCAQPQPNGQLIVSDFDRAHTYQYSLGTSFNADASLSGSARKIPENGVIATQLPDPTGSQAYTVRVYNEAGCYTDQTVSLSAAGCCSLTATPIASACDPITNTYSSTVVVALAQPIAGTLTIADGPQSTTIATATGTRQYTAVFTGLIASGTSHTVTALLTNCSLTSTTYAAPASCTLSLALTNVRPGACDTPTNSYTVSGELSLTNAIAGTAVFSDGSSTATVSVSAGTTSVPFTLTGLVSGTGSHTVSVSYAGKSSSITYTAPVSCSTCPVPVIALANASQTVCAGGTAPAPLSVSVVSGTVTAYTWYGPLSSTATALTTPIVSATNAAYQPVGELSAGTYYYAVVLQSNSVTSCTTVAYASLTVQPQPSLVQLPIAACANQPVDILTSFSVTGGSGTTKVFSTSGNAQANTNALTNTVVSLSTTTTFYLSGTTASGCVWSGETILRVNPVPNAGTNQVLVCEGPAPTSTTLAATGVERGEWRAVVGNPASASFSSGTALNTTVSGLTSPGTYTFVFSSPESCSSSVTVEVPACLCAQSLSVSRGECNTATNQYAVTGTISLTNTPARSLTVSDGTATATVSVTSGQSTVAYSLTGLLSGSGSHTITVTSSVSGCGPLSATYAAPASCTIARPTLAIKDPCRCFNVEYAPDAPKRLYEVVEVTAQPGQSWRIVAQTGMLRPDTLTRTSVPVGTTLTETPGGSGKYQLTFTHDDGVGYSLTVTNGVDNLTIANQCQLYPSVTTTMLSASVCQSATPVALTATVGVAATTRFFYVDKTTGQPVTITEFNPSQFTAGELVAIKTEVVPQNPAQCSFTLVQSVRIDASPSFLARITPVSCTGNVAQANGRIQLSQFQPGSTYQYSLGSSFNANASLSGGAQGIPENGLIVDNLANPTLAQDYTVQVSNQAGCTASQTVRLVPTACVCPTGNCIPFTVQQIRGVRRR from the coding sequence ATGGAAAATAATTCTTTTTTAGAAGATTCAGTAACAAATAGATTACCCCTAACGCAGCAATTAGCCAGTATTTTACAGGCTGCTGGGTTCAAGCAACGGGTCAGTTGGTTGATGAACACCGCTGACTACCTAACCTCCTGGAAAAACTTTATCCGTCTGGCTCTTTGTCTCGTCATCATCCTGTCAAACGTCGATGCTACACTATGGGCGCAGAGTTCGGGACGTGCTTCAGTGCGCGTTGTTAAGCAGGTTGATAAAAGTAAAGCCAAACAAGGCGACCTGCTAACATATACATTGGTCGTTACCAATTCAGGAACGGCCACCGCCAGCAATGTCATTGTTCGCGACTCCGTTTCAACGGGGCTAACGTATCGGCCTAACTCTGTTAGTGCACCTGTTGGAAGCCGTTTTGTGATTGGTTCGCCAATCAGCACCTGGACAATAACCGAGTTGACGGCTGGACGAAGTCTGACTATGACGATTCAGGCTATTGCCGACAGTTCGGGGGTTTTGTACAATACAGCTACTGTTGCCGGAGATACGGCCAAAGTCTGCACCTCGATCCCGCTACGGGTGTGCACGGGCGACGAGTATGTGTTTCGCCTGAGTGGTCCGCCCAACAAAAGCCGGTATCAGTGGTATCGGGATGGCGTTGAACTTACCGAGCAGACTACCAGCCAGTTAGACATCTCCAGAACCGGTAGTTATAGTTTAGTTGTTAATAATCTTGATGAGAAATGCCCGGATTATACCTGCTGCCCATTTATTGTTGAAGAGGTGGCTCCTCCTGCATTTAAAGCCCAAACGGTGGCCGTAAACTGCGCTCAGCCCCAGCCAAACGGACAACTTATCGTAAGCGATTTCGACCGCGCTCATACCTACCAGTATTCTCTCGGAACGTCGTTCAACGCAGATGCTTCGTTATCAGGTTCTGCCAGGAAGATACCTGAAAACGGCGTTATTGCCACTCAATTACCCGATCCAACGGGCAGTCAGGCTTATACTGTTCGCGTGTACAACGAGGCCGGCTGCTATACCGACCAAACCGTGAGCCTGTCGGCAGCGGGTTGTTGCTCGCTCACGGCTACGCCCATTGCCAGTGCCTGCGACCCGATTACCAACACCTATTCATCGACGGTTGTTGTGGCTCTCGCTCAGCCGATTGCCGGTACGCTTACCATTGCCGATGGTCCTCAAAGCACAACCATTGCCACCGCTACCGGCACCCGCCAGTACACGGCGGTGTTTACGGGCCTCATCGCCAGCGGAACCAGCCATACTGTAACGGCCCTGTTGACGAACTGCTCGCTAACCAGCACGACCTACGCAGCCCCGGCCTCCTGTACCCTCAGCCTGGCTCTAACCAACGTCAGACCGGGTGCTTGTGATACGCCTACCAATAGCTATACGGTCAGTGGGGAGCTTAGCCTGACCAATGCCATTGCCGGTACGGCTGTTTTCTCGGATGGCAGCAGTACGGCTACAGTGTCGGTCAGTGCCGGAACTACTTCCGTGCCGTTTACGCTTACGGGCTTAGTCAGCGGCACCGGATCGCACACGGTATCGGTTTCATATGCTGGCAAGTCGTCCAGTATAACGTATACCGCGCCCGTTAGCTGTTCAACCTGCCCCGTGCCCGTAATTGCCCTCGCCAATGCTTCGCAGACCGTTTGCGCGGGCGGCACAGCACCCGCACCTCTCTCAGTCAGTGTGGTGAGTGGAACCGTAACGGCCTACACCTGGTACGGACCATTGAGCAGCACGGCCACGGCGTTAACCACGCCCATTGTCTCGGCAACGAATGCTGCCTACCAGCCTGTTGGCGAGTTGAGCGCGGGCACGTATTACTACGCCGTTGTTCTGCAAAGCAATTCCGTAACGTCCTGCACAACCGTGGCTTACGCAAGCCTGACCGTTCAGCCCCAACCCAGCTTGGTACAACTTCCCATAGCGGCTTGTGCAAATCAGCCTGTCGATATTTTGACCTCGTTTTCTGTGACGGGCGGTTCGGGTACAACAAAGGTTTTTTCGACCAGCGGCAACGCACAAGCCAACACCAACGCTCTGACTAATACGGTGGTTTCGCTCTCAACTACCACCACGTTCTATCTGAGCGGCACTACGGCTTCCGGCTGCGTATGGTCGGGCGAGACAATCCTGCGGGTCAATCCGGTACCCAATGCAGGAACCAATCAGGTATTGGTCTGTGAAGGTCCAGCACCCACCAGCACCACACTCGCGGCCACGGGTGTTGAGCGGGGCGAGTGGCGGGCGGTGGTCGGCAATCCGGCGTCGGCCAGTTTCAGTAGCGGCACGGCTCTCAACACAACCGTATCGGGCCTGACCTCGCCCGGAACATACACGTTCGTCTTTAGCAGCCCCGAAAGTTGTAGCAGCAGCGTAACGGTGGAGGTTCCGGCCTGCCTGTGTGCGCAAAGTCTGAGCGTCTCGCGGGGTGAATGCAATACGGCCACCAATCAGTATGCCGTAACGGGCACCATCAGCCTGACCAACACGCCCGCCCGTAGTTTAACTGTTAGCGACGGTACGGCCACCGCCACGGTATCGGTCACGTCAGGGCAATCGACTGTTGCCTACAGCCTGACGGGTCTGCTGTCGGGGTCGGGCAGTCATACCATTACAGTTACCTCGTCGGTGTCGGGTTGCGGACCGCTGTCGGCTACCTATGCGGCCCCGGCTTCGTGTACGATTGCCCGCCCAACGCTGGCAATTAAAGACCCCTGCCGCTGTTTCAACGTTGAGTACGCGCCAGATGCGCCCAAGCGGTTGTATGAAGTCGTTGAAGTAACAGCCCAGCCGGGTCAATCGTGGCGCATTGTAGCGCAGACGGGTATGCTCAGGCCCGATACGCTCACCCGAACGTCGGTTCCGGTTGGTACAACGCTGACCGAAACACCGGGCGGTTCGGGCAAGTACCAGCTAACATTCACGCACGACGACGGTGTGGGCTACTCGCTGACGGTAACGAACGGGGTAGATAACCTCACGATTGCCAACCAGTGCCAGCTTTATCCATCTGTTACTACTACGATGCTGAGTGCATCTGTCTGTCAATCAGCCACGCCGGTTGCGCTGACAGCGACTGTCGGGGTGGCCGCTACCACGCGTTTCTTTTACGTCGACAAAACTACCGGTCAGCCCGTTACCATCACCGAGTTCAATCCGAGTCAGTTTACTGCCGGTGAGCTGGTAGCGATAAAAACGGAAGTGGTTCCGCAGAACCCGGCTCAGTGTAGTTTCACACTCGTGCAGTCGGTGCGTATCGATGCCAGTCCGAGTTTTCTGGCACGGATAACGCCGGTTTCCTGTACGGGCAATGTGGCCCAGGCCAACGGTCGGATTCAGCTTAGCCAGTTCCAGCCGGGCAGCACGTACCAGTACTCGCTTGGCAGCTCATTCAACGCCAACGCGTCGCTATCGGGCGGAGCGCAGGGCATTCCAGAGAATGGATTGATTGTAGACAATCTGGCAAATCCAACGCTGGCTCAGGATTATACGGTACAGGTGTCTAACCAGGCCGGGTGTACTGCCAGCCAGACCGTGCGTTTAGTACCAACTGCGTGCGTTTGCCCAACGGGTAACTGCATTCCGTTTACCGTACAGCAGATTCGGGGCGTTCGCCGACGGTAA